In the bacterium genome, one interval contains:
- the mfd gene encoding transcription-repair coupling factor — protein sequence MSAEGPGGARPGLAPLAAEIAAAPAIGACLGRREASLAVPERAQPAALAALARASGRRPLVVCTVTEAVAEHLAADLQSWLGADAVASLPAWETLPFEQVSPAAVAMGTRLRTIWRMRRPETTPAVVVASVRALMQRLAPGTEDFEPIRLSRGDRCDRDELIESLAAAGYRRGVQVEQRGEMAVRGSIVDVFGATAADPVRIDLWGDEIDRLCTFSVSGQRSGASLVATEIFGCRELRPTEAVRRRAAELVGEAPWGSRQWELLAEGAFFDGMEAWLGWLSSEQRSFADLIPAGGLVVLVERDRLWARAQDLLAEEAELARHLAAAWGVARDEQLPSAHVAAEDLLAGCEAPVWSLNSSPSSPGEPLVEALGWESPLGTGDGPVRQVASLLAEGYRVAVVADGEGSAQRLRRRLEDHGVALDAPSALPAGAGSAACSVTVGPLRVGCILPEVRLAVLAESDLTGRRRVHRRARPAGATPGAGAVEDLQVGGFVVHRTHGVACYRGMVTRAMDGVERDYLLLEYRGDARLYVPTDQLDTVRQYTGGDAPTLSRLGGADWQRAKSRVRAAVSEVAGELVELYRKRHATAGHAFGADGPWQAQMEAAFAYPETPDQISAIARVKEDMELAVPMDRLVCGDVGFGKTEVAVRAAFKAVADGRQVAVLVPTTLLAHQHHQTFSERYAGFPLRVEMLSRFLNPAATRGVLDGLRSGDVDVVIGTHRLLSGDVGFARLGLLIVDEEQRFGVTHKEAIKTLRHDVDVLTLTATPIPRTLEMSLTGIRDMTVLQTPPADRKPIGTYVGPYDERAVIEAIRRELLRDGQVFFVHNRVADIDRVAAHLRELVPGVRVAVAHGQMDEAALEQAVLDFWDRRYDVMVCTTIIESGIDMPTVNTLIVDRADLMGLAQLHQIRGRVGRAQMRAYAYLFTPPERSLTTEAYERLKVVAESTELGSGIRIAMRDLEIRGAGNLLGLGQSGHIAAVGYDLYCEMVTEAVAELAGEVPEPPAELNLEVPVDAHLPADYVPSESLRFAAYRRLAEATSAEAVADVRAEWLDRFGPLPAAAESLLGVARLRVLCVAAGVTDVSVRSAPGGGAEARITPLRLRESRRVRLERLWPSAAYDPSSGRLRVPLRSRSGAVEAITEVLERLADQPPPAAASPPAA from the coding sequence ATGTCCGCTGAGGGGCCGGGCGGCGCGCGCCCGGGGCTGGCGCCTCTGGCCGCAGAGATCGCCGCGGCGCCGGCGATCGGCGCCTGCCTGGGCCGGCGGGAGGCCTCCCTGGCGGTGCCCGAGCGGGCCCAGCCGGCGGCGCTGGCGGCGCTGGCCCGCGCCTCGGGTCGGCGCCCCCTGGTGGTCTGCACCGTGACCGAGGCGGTGGCCGAGCATCTCGCCGCCGACCTGCAGAGTTGGCTGGGAGCGGACGCGGTCGCTTCCCTTCCGGCCTGGGAGACGCTGCCGTTCGAGCAGGTGAGCCCGGCCGCGGTGGCCATGGGCACGCGGTTGCGCACGATCTGGCGGATGCGTCGGCCCGAGACCACGCCAGCAGTGGTCGTGGCGTCGGTGCGGGCCCTCATGCAGCGGCTCGCACCGGGGACGGAGGACTTCGAGCCGATACGACTGAGCCGCGGGGACCGCTGCGACCGTGACGAGCTGATCGAGAGTCTCGCCGCCGCCGGGTACCGGCGGGGAGTGCAGGTGGAGCAACGGGGCGAGATGGCCGTGCGGGGATCCATCGTCGACGTGTTCGGCGCGACCGCGGCCGATCCGGTGCGCATCGACCTGTGGGGCGATGAGATCGACCGCCTGTGCACCTTCTCGGTCAGCGGCCAGCGCTCGGGGGCCTCGCTGGTCGCCACTGAGATCTTCGGCTGCCGCGAGCTGCGGCCCACCGAGGCAGTGCGCCGGCGGGCGGCGGAGCTCGTCGGGGAGGCGCCGTGGGGCAGCCGGCAGTGGGAACTGCTCGCCGAGGGCGCGTTCTTCGACGGCATGGAGGCGTGGCTGGGGTGGCTCAGCAGCGAGCAGCGCTCGTTCGCCGATCTGATCCCCGCCGGCGGTCTCGTGGTGCTCGTCGAGCGGGATCGGCTGTGGGCGCGGGCGCAGGACCTCCTTGCCGAGGAGGCCGAGCTGGCACGGCACCTGGCCGCTGCCTGGGGCGTGGCTCGGGATGAGCAGCTTCCGAGCGCCCATGTGGCAGCCGAGGATCTCCTGGCCGGCTGCGAGGCGCCGGTGTGGAGTCTGAACAGCAGCCCGTCGAGTCCCGGCGAGCCGCTCGTGGAGGCCCTGGGCTGGGAGTCACCGCTGGGGACCGGCGACGGCCCGGTGCGACAGGTTGCGTCGCTGCTGGCCGAGGGTTACCGGGTCGCCGTGGTGGCCGACGGCGAGGGCTCGGCCCAGCGGCTGCGCCGGCGCCTGGAGGACCACGGGGTGGCGCTCGATGCGCCCTCCGCGCTCCCTGCCGGCGCGGGCTCGGCGGCGTGCTCGGTGACGGTGGGCCCGCTGCGGGTGGGTTGCATCCTGCCCGAGGTCCGTCTGGCGGTGCTCGCCGAGAGTGACCTGACCGGGCGGCGCCGGGTGCATCGGCGGGCGCGCCCCGCGGGGGCGACCCCCGGCGCCGGCGCGGTGGAGGATCTGCAGGTCGGCGGGTTCGTGGTGCATCGCACGCACGGCGTGGCCTGCTACCGCGGCATGGTCACCCGGGCCATGGACGGCGTCGAGAGGGACTACCTGCTGCTGGAGTACCGCGGCGACGCGCGGCTCTACGTGCCCACCGATCAGCTGGACACCGTCCGGCAGTACACCGGAGGCGACGCGCCCACCCTCAGCCGCTTGGGCGGAGCGGACTGGCAGCGCGCCAAGAGCCGGGTACGCGCGGCGGTGTCCGAGGTGGCCGGTGAGCTCGTCGAGCTCTACCGCAAGCGCCACGCAACCGCCGGGCACGCCTTCGGCGCCGACGGACCCTGGCAGGCGCAGATGGAGGCCGCCTTCGCCTATCCCGAGACGCCCGACCAGATCAGTGCCATCGCCCGGGTCAAGGAGGACATGGAACTCGCGGTGCCGATGGACCGGCTGGTCTGCGGTGACGTGGGGTTCGGCAAGACCGAGGTGGCCGTGCGAGCCGCCTTCAAGGCTGTCGCCGACGGGCGCCAGGTGGCTGTGCTCGTGCCGACGACCCTGCTGGCGCACCAGCACCACCAGACCTTCTCCGAGCGGTATGCCGGATTCCCGCTGCGGGTGGAGATGCTGAGCCGGTTCCTCAACCCGGCGGCGACACGCGGCGTGCTGGACGGCCTGCGCAGCGGCGACGTGGACGTGGTCATCGGGACCCATCGTCTGCTCTCCGGCGACGTCGGCTTCGCCCGGCTGGGGCTGCTGATCGTCGACGAGGAGCAGCGCTTCGGCGTCACCCACAAGGAGGCCATCAAGACGCTCCGCCACGACGTGGACGTGCTCACGCTGACGGCCACGCCGATCCCGCGGACGCTGGAGATGAGCCTCACCGGGATCAGGGACATGACGGTCCTGCAGACGCCGCCGGCGGACCGCAAGCCCATCGGCACCTACGTGGGCCCCTACGACGAGCGGGCGGTCATCGAGGCCATCAGGCGCGAGCTGCTGCGCGACGGCCAGGTCTTCTTCGTGCACAACCGGGTGGCGGACATCGACCGCGTCGCCGCGCACCTCCGCGAGCTGGTTCCGGGCGTGCGCGTGGCGGTGGCGCACGGCCAGATGGACGAGGCCGCCCTCGAGCAGGCGGTGCTGGACTTCTGGGACCGGCGCTACGACGTCATGGTCTGCACCACGATCATCGAGTCGGGCATCGACATGCCGACGGTCAACACGCTGATCGTCGACCGGGCGGATCTCATGGGTCTGGCGCAACTGCACCAGATCCGCGGGCGCGTCGGTCGGGCGCAGATGCGCGCCTATGCCTACCTCTTCACCCCGCCGGAGCGCTCGCTGACCACCGAGGCCTACGAGCGGCTCAAGGTCGTGGCGGAGTCCACCGAGCTGGGATCGGGGATCCGCATCGCCATGCGTGACCTGGAGATCAGGGGCGCCGGGAATCTCCTCGGGTTGGGGCAGTCGGGCCACATCGCCGCTGTGGGCTACGACCTGTACTGCGAGATGGTGACCGAGGCGGTGGCGGAACTGGCGGGGGAGGTGCCCGAGCCGCCCGCCGAGTTGAACCTGGAAGTACCGGTGGACGCGCACCTGCCGGCGGACTACGTGCCGTCGGAGTCGTTGCGCTTCGCCGCCTACCGCCGCCTGGCGGAGGCCACGAGCGCCGAGGCCGTCGCCGACGTGCGCGCCGAGTGGCTGGATCGGTTCGGGCCGCTGCCCGCCGCCGCCGAGTCGCTGCTCGGTGTGGCCCGGCTGCGGGTGCTCTGCGTCGCCGCCGGTGTCACCGACGTGTCGGTGCGGTCGGCGCCCGGCGGGGGGGCCGAGGCTCGCATCACGCCCCTGCGGCTGCGCGAGAGCCGGCGGGTGCGCCTGGAGCGGCTCTGGCCGTCCGCTGCCTACGATCCGTCCTCGGGGCGCCTCCGTGTGCCGCTGCGCAGCCGCTCGGGAGCCGTCGAGGCGATCACCGAGGTGCTCGAGCGCCTTGCCGATCAGCCCCCGCCGGCAGCGGCTTCCCCGCCGGCCGCATGA
- the pth gene encoding aminoacyl-tRNA hydrolase, which produces MSLRRRRPAGAQRTGTPADLLVVGLGNPGERYAGTRHNAGAAAVLELADRHGGHLRRRRGLPALTDEVRIEGRRVALAFPQTYMNVSGEAVGKLVRRFGVEDLQRLVVIHDELDLPTGRVQVRAGGGLAGHKGLRSIRDHLRATSFVRIRIGIGRPPSAAAGAGYVLSRPASADRDALAAAAGRAADAAEVIATGGVEQAMNTFNVR; this is translated from the coding sequence ATGTCCCTGCGTCGGCGGCGGCCGGCTGGGGCACAGCGGACCGGCACCCCCGCCGATCTCCTGGTCGTGGGGCTCGGCAATCCCGGAGAGCGCTATGCCGGTACGCGCCACAACGCCGGTGCGGCGGCGGTGTTGGAGCTCGCAGATCGCCACGGCGGTCACCTGCGGCGCCGCCGGGGCCTCCCGGCGCTGACCGACGAGGTGCGCATCGAGGGCCGGCGCGTGGCGCTGGCGTTCCCGCAGACCTACATGAACGTCTCCGGCGAGGCCGTCGGGAAGCTCGTGAGGCGCTTCGGCGTCGAAGACCTGCAGCGCCTGGTGGTCATCCACGATGAACTCGACCTGCCGACCGGGCGGGTGCAGGTCCGGGCCGGCGGCGGGCTCGCCGGTCACAAGGGCCTGCGATCGATCCGGGACCACCTGCGTGCCACCTCCTTCGTCCGCATCCGCATCGGCATCGGCCGGCCGCCGAGCGCTGCGGCGGGCGCCGGCTACGTGCTGAGCCGCCCCGCCTCGGCGGACCGCGACGCTTTGGCTGCCGCGGCCGGCAGGGCGGCCGACGCCGCCGAGGTCATCGCCACCGGCGGTGTCGAGCAGGCCATGAACACCTTCAATGTCCGCTGA
- a CDS encoding 50S ribosomal protein L25: protein MQEVVLPLELGRATGSGPSRRLRLQGKVPATVYGLGKEAVTVSVDYRELRGALSTEAGLNVVLNLDVGGEHEMALVKEMQRNPLRGDVTHVDFLRVEPDSDVAVEVPIHLTGQASAVLDINGIVERSLDTLRVLAKPRSIPNELVLDVSDLTVGDTLTVADLELPPGVTSLVDESAPVVSGIITRSALEAAAEAEAAEAEAEAEADGDGEEAAEDDAGDSD, encoded by the coding sequence ATGCAGGAAGTCGTCCTCCCCCTCGAATTGGGCCGCGCCACCGGCAGCGGGCCGTCGCGCCGCTTGAGGCTGCAGGGCAAGGTGCCCGCCACGGTGTACGGACTCGGCAAGGAGGCCGTCACCGTCAGTGTCGACTACCGCGAGTTGCGCGGCGCCCTGTCCACCGAGGCCGGGCTGAACGTCGTGCTGAACCTGGATGTCGGCGGCGAGCACGAGATGGCGTTGGTGAAGGAGATGCAGCGCAACCCGCTGCGCGGCGACGTGACCCACGTGGATTTCCTGCGGGTCGAGCCCGATTCCGACGTCGCCGTGGAGGTGCCGATCCACCTGACCGGCCAGGCTTCAGCGGTACTCGACATCAACGGCATCGTCGAGCGGTCGCTGGATACGCTGCGCGTCCTCGCCAAACCGCGCTCGATTCCCAACGAGTTGGTGCTCGACGTGTCCGACTTGACCGTCGGGGACACGCTGACCGTCGCGGACCTCGAATTGCCCCCCGGCGTGACCTCGCTCGTCGATGAGTCGGCACCGGTGGTGTCGGGGATCATCACGCGGAGCGCCCTCGAGGCGGCGGCGGAGGCCGAAGCCGCCGAGGCCGAGGCGGAGGCCGAGGCCGACGGTGACGGCGAGGAAGCCGCCGAGGACGACGCCGGCGACAGCGACTGA
- a CDS encoding ribose-phosphate diphosphokinase, whose product MNSVQLVTTKQLQVMSGRANLELAEEIAANLGVELCETNLSDFANGEIHCRFGQSIRGADVFIIQSHAALEERSINDAVIEQLVMVDAARRASAKRVTAVCPFFPYARQDRKAEGREPISAKLMANLLAAAGAGRLISVDLHSGQIQGFFDGPWDHLTAMPVLCERIAGLGEDLVVVSPDAGRVKVAERYAIALGADLAIVHKSRIRGEKSAVQAREVVGEVAGRVCVLIDDMIDTGGTIVAAAEQLAARGAEEVYAATTHGLFSGPAVDRLKNSVIGKVIITDTLPLPPEKCIDTLEVVSVAPIIASAVRAVFEDASVSEIFGGNNLS is encoded by the coding sequence ATGAACAGCGTGCAACTCGTGACCACGAAGCAACTGCAGGTCATGTCGGGGCGGGCAAACCTCGAACTGGCGGAGGAGATCGCCGCGAACCTCGGCGTCGAGCTGTGCGAGACGAACCTGTCGGACTTCGCCAACGGTGAGATTCACTGCCGCTTCGGGCAATCCATCCGCGGTGCCGACGTCTTCATCATCCAATCGCACGCCGCGCTCGAAGAGCGCTCGATCAACGACGCCGTCATCGAGCAGTTGGTGATGGTGGACGCTGCTCGCCGGGCCTCGGCCAAACGCGTCACGGCCGTCTGCCCGTTCTTCCCCTACGCCCGCCAGGACCGCAAGGCCGAAGGCCGCGAGCCGATCTCCGCCAAGCTCATGGCCAACCTGCTGGCCGCCGCCGGAGCCGGCCGCCTCATCAGCGTCGACCTGCACTCCGGGCAGATCCAGGGTTTCTTCGACGGCCCTTGGGACCACCTCACCGCCATGCCGGTGCTGTGTGAGCGGATCGCCGGTCTGGGCGAGGACCTGGTCGTGGTCTCGCCGGACGCGGGCCGGGTGAAGGTCGCCGAGCGCTATGCCATCGCTCTCGGGGCGGACCTGGCGATCGTGCACAAGAGTCGCATCCGGGGAGAGAAGAGCGCGGTGCAAGCACGCGAGGTCGTGGGCGAGGTGGCCGGGCGCGTCTGCGTGCTGATCGACGACATGATCGACACCGGCGGGACCATCGTGGCCGCCGCCGAGCAACTGGCGGCGCGCGGCGCCGAGGAGGTCTACGCCGCCACGACGCACGGTCTGTTCTCGGGTCCGGCCGTGGACCGGCTGAAGAACTCCGTCATCGGCAAGGTGATCATCACCGACACGCTGCCGCTGCCGCCCGAGAAGTGCATCGACACGCTGGAGGTCGTCTCGGTGGCTCCGATCATCGCGAGCGCCGTCAGGGCGGTCTTCGAGGACGCCTCGGTGAGCGAGATCTTCGGCGGCAACAACCTGTCCTGA
- a CDS encoding NTP transferase domain-containing protein, translated as MSALGVDLSAIVLAAGRGSRMRSGLRKPLHLLAGAPMLAHVVDALGACRPDRIVVVLGPDDEIVAKEMQTRTAHLPLEVAEQPVPRGTGDAAACGLAALGEPAGDPEAGELIIVPGDAPLLRPATLRALVEHHLAGGAACTLLTARLGDPTGYGRVVRGHDGVVRGIVEQIDASPEEVAIDEICTSVYVVRRSYLGPALRRIRPDNAAGEFYLTDIVQVLARMGHRVEAFTLADATEAQGVNDQAQLATARAEIRRRVIEGWLHGGVAVIDPAGTYVDVTVRLAAGVVLRPGTILEGHTVVGAGAVIGPHTRLVDCAVGAGAVVEMSQGSDAEIGPGRHVGPFATLGPAAPEAQLEKG; from the coding sequence ATGAGCGCTCTCGGCGTCGACCTCTCCGCGATCGTGCTGGCGGCAGGGCGGGGCAGCCGCATGAGATCGGGACTGCGCAAGCCCCTGCACCTGCTGGCCGGTGCGCCGATGCTCGCCCACGTGGTGGACGCTCTGGGCGCCTGCCGCCCGGACCGCATCGTGGTGGTGCTCGGACCCGACGACGAGATCGTCGCCAAGGAGATGCAGACCCGCACCGCTCACCTGCCCCTCGAAGTCGCTGAGCAGCCTGTTCCCCGGGGCACCGGTGACGCCGCCGCCTGCGGGTTGGCCGCCTTGGGAGAGCCTGCCGGGGACCCCGAGGCCGGCGAGCTGATCATCGTTCCCGGCGACGCCCCGCTGCTCCGCCCGGCGACGCTGCGGGCGCTCGTGGAGCACCATCTCGCCGGCGGCGCGGCCTGCACGCTCCTGACCGCTCGCCTCGGCGACCCCACCGGCTACGGCCGGGTCGTGCGGGGCCACGACGGCGTGGTACGCGGCATCGTCGAGCAGATCGACGCCTCCCCGGAGGAGGTCGCGATCGATGAGATCTGCACGTCGGTCTATGTGGTCCGCCGCAGCTACCTCGGCCCGGCGCTACGCCGCATCCGCCCCGACAATGCCGCGGGGGAGTTCTACCTCACCGACATCGTGCAGGTGCTGGCCCGGATGGGCCACAGGGTCGAGGCGTTCACGCTCGCCGACGCCACCGAAGCCCAAGGCGTGAACGATCAGGCGCAACTCGCGACGGCGCGTGCCGAGATCCGGAGGCGGGTCATCGAGGGTTGGCTGCACGGAGGCGTGGCCGTCATCGACCCCGCCGGCACCTATGTCGATGTGACCGTGCGGCTCGCAGCGGGTGTGGTGCTGCGACCGGGCACAATCCTGGAAGGCCACACGGTGGTGGGTGCCGGCGCCGTGATCGGCCCCCACACGCGCCTGGTGGACTGCGCGGTGGGCGCCGGCGCGGTTGTGGAGATGAGCCAGGGCAGCGATGCCGAGATCGGTCCGGGACGGCACGTCGGGCCGTTCGCGACCCTCGGTCCGGCGGCGCCCGAGGCGCAACTCGAGAAGGGATGA
- a CDS encoding AURKAIP1/COX24 domain-containing protein has product MGSLIKKRRKRMRKKKYRKMRRRTRFQRRRGR; this is encoded by the coding sequence ATGGGTTCGCTCATCAAGAAGCGCCGCAAGCGCATGCGCAAGAAGAAGTATCGCAAGATGCGCCGGCGTACCCGCTTCCAGCGCCGCAGGGGCCGCTGA
- a CDS encoding 4-(cytidine 5'-diphospho)-2-C-methyl-D-erythritol kinase, with the protein MTAAELIAPAKLTLSLRITGRRRDGYHLLEAEMVTLDLADRLVVEPGEGLIVVDAGAGITESSGGPLRSVGVPAGGDNLVVRALDLAGRRARVTLHKSIPAGAGLGGGSADAAAILRWAGFDDERSAAQLGADLAFCLVGGRARVGGIGEIVEPLAFERRTFTLCTPPFGCSTAAVYRAWDRLGGPAGPAGNDLEAAALAVEPRLVDVRDALAEATGQRPRLAGSGSTWFVEGAYPAPGRRVVQTTPSPPVA; encoded by the coding sequence ATGACCGCGGCGGAACTGATCGCACCGGCGAAGCTGACGCTGTCCCTTCGCATCACGGGGCGGCGTCGCGACGGGTACCACCTGCTCGAGGCGGAGATGGTGACGCTCGACCTGGCGGATCGGCTCGTCGTCGAGCCCGGTGAGGGTCTGATCGTCGTGGATGCCGGCGCCGGGATCACGGAGAGCTCCGGGGGGCCGTTGCGATCCGTGGGTGTGCCGGCGGGCGGCGACAATCTGGTCGTCCGGGCCCTGGACCTCGCGGGGCGCCGGGCCCGGGTCACGCTGCACAAGTCGATCCCGGCCGGGGCGGGACTCGGCGGCGGTTCAGCGGACGCGGCGGCGATCCTGCGCTGGGCCGGATTCGACGACGAGCGAAGCGCCGCACAGTTGGGCGCGGATTTGGCTTTCTGCCTGGTGGGCGGGCGAGCGCGGGTCGGCGGGATCGGCGAGATCGTCGAGCCGCTCGCATTCGAACGGCGAACCTTCACGCTCTGCACGCCGCCCTTCGGCTGCTCGACGGCTGCGGTGTACCGGGCCTGGGACCGCCTCGGCGGCCCCGCCGGGCCGGCCGGCAACGATCTCGAGGCCGCCGCCCTGGCTGTCGAGCCGCGTCTGGTCGACGTGCGCGACGCGCTGGCAGAGGCGACGGGTCAGCGGCCGCGCCTCGCCGGGAGCGGCTCGACCTGGTTCGTGGAGGGGGCGTATCCGGCGCCGGGGCGGAGGGTGGTGCAGACGACGCCGTCGCCGCCGGTGGCCTGA
- the rsmA gene encoding 16S rRNA (adenine(1518)-N(6)/adenine(1519)-N(6))-dimethyltransferase RsmA: MTLGAAAVADLLRRHEIRPRRSLGQHFVIDPNTAERIVRLAGVTPGERIVEIGAGCGALTVALADAGAVVLAIEIDGCLVGALAEVCAGRPVEVLQADATDADAWAPRLADGEHWRLVANLPYNIAVPLLLDILDGLPQIAGMLVMVQEEVAERLAARPGRGAYGLPSLKVACRARAEILGRVPPTVFWPRPRVSSALLAIDRLPEPAADNIDDLYRLARRAFGQRRKMLRASLRGVVAPAAFAAAGVDPAARPQDLGVADWSCLAAAIAATDTQGAGGDHAPGIAS; encoded by the coding sequence GTGACGCTCGGCGCCGCCGCGGTTGCCGACCTGCTGCGCCGCCACGAGATCCGGCCGCGCCGCTCGCTGGGGCAGCATTTCGTCATCGATCCGAACACGGCCGAGCGGATCGTGCGGCTGGCGGGCGTCACACCCGGCGAGCGGATCGTGGAGATCGGCGCCGGCTGTGGCGCGCTGACCGTGGCGCTGGCCGACGCCGGTGCGGTGGTGCTCGCCATCGAGATCGACGGGTGTCTCGTCGGCGCCCTCGCCGAGGTCTGCGCCGGGCGGCCCGTCGAGGTGCTGCAGGCCGATGCCACCGATGCAGACGCCTGGGCCCCGCGTCTGGCCGACGGTGAGCACTGGAGGCTCGTCGCCAACCTGCCCTACAACATCGCTGTGCCCCTGCTGCTGGACATCCTCGACGGGCTGCCGCAGATCGCCGGCATGCTGGTCATGGTCCAGGAGGAGGTGGCGGAACGTCTGGCGGCGAGGCCGGGCCGGGGCGCCTACGGGCTCCCGTCGCTGAAGGTCGCCTGCCGGGCGCGCGCCGAGATTCTCGGGCGGGTTCCGCCGACGGTCTTCTGGCCCCGCCCGCGGGTCTCCTCGGCACTGCTGGCAATCGACCGGCTCCCCGAACCCGCCGCGGACAACATCGACGATCTGTACCGCTTGGCGCGCCGGGCGTTCGGCCAGCGCCGCAAGATGCTGCGGGCGTCACTGCGGGGCGTCGTGGCGCCCGCCGCGTTCGCCGCCGCCGGTGTGGATCCTGCCGCCAGACCCCAGGATCTGGGGGTCGCGGACTGGTCGTGTCTGGCGGCGGCCATTGCCGCTACGGACACCCAGGGGGCCGGCGGAGATCACGCGCCGGGGATCGCGTCATGA
- a CDS encoding transglycosylase family protein produces the protein MSARIAVAVAAVVVLGAACGADATEPADAPPTPGTAAAAAPSAAAEATPAAGDPAADAPPEVPPQPATPPVPQPQPAPSPQPVPQPAPSPQPPVQRDTSGARTFPAAEVWEGLRQCQSQGDYGFVHPSGEYFGAYQFTVATWDRLAAQRYPDLVGVLPSEADSADQDRMAYYLWIESGHDRWPACSHVFTGDPPTEAAATVTGDGGASPSPAADPGEPSDVATTDEGQVEGAPVEPAPGDDEALPAPPPGAEAEESGETGVTATTSVADLAALDIDPAMQPAIPPDVPGFPTEEQWEALRMCESSGNYEAFSRAGPYYGAYQFDQPTWDFVASRNYPRLAGVQPWHATPQDQTRMAYRLWEERGDQPWPICGRHLRPGA, from the coding sequence ATGAGCGCTCGCATCGCGGTTGCGGTGGCGGCTGTGGTGGTGCTCGGCGCCGCCTGTGGCGCCGATGCCACCGAGCCCGCCGATGCGCCCCCCACACCCGGCACCGCGGCGGCCGCGGCGCCCTCCGCCGCCGCGGAGGCCACGCCGGCGGCCGGCGATCCCGCGGCTGACGCGCCCCCGGAGGTCCCACCCCAGCCTGCGACGCCCCCGGTGCCGCAGCCGCAACCCGCCCCTTCGCCGCAGCCGGTGCCGCAGCCTGCCCCCTCACCGCAGCCGCCGGTTCAGCGCGACACGTCGGGCGCGCGCACCTTCCCGGCGGCGGAGGTCTGGGAGGGGCTCCGGCAGTGCCAGTCGCAGGGCGACTACGGGTTCGTTCACCCCTCCGGTGAGTACTTCGGGGCCTACCAGTTCACCGTGGCGACATGGGATCGCCTGGCAGCCCAGCGCTACCCGGACCTCGTCGGCGTCCTGCCGTCGGAGGCCGACTCCGCCGATCAGGACCGCATGGCGTACTACCTGTGGATCGAGTCGGGCCACGATCGCTGGCCCGCCTGCAGCCACGTCTTCACCGGGGATCCGCCGACCGAGGCCGCCGCGACCGTGACCGGCGACGGCGGAGCCTCCCCGTCGCCCGCCGCGGACCCCGGCGAGCCCTCCGACGTGGCGACGACCGACGAGGGACAGGTCGAGGGCGCGCCCGTCGAACCGGCGCCGGGTGATGACGAGGCCCTCCCGGCCCCGCCTCCTGGCGCCGAAGCGGAGGAGTCCGGCGAGACGGGCGTCACCGCCACGACCTCTGTTGCCGACCTCGCGGCGCTGGACATCGACCCGGCCATGCAGCCGGCGATCCCGCCGGACGTGCCCGGGTTCCCGACCGAGGAACAGTGGGAGGCACTGCGCATGTGCGAGTCCAGCGGCAACTACGAGGCCTTCAGCCGCGCCGGTCCTTACTACGGCGCCTACCAATTCGATCAGCCGACTTGGGATTTCGTGGCCAGCCGCAACTACCCTCGGTTGGCCGGCGTGCAGCCGTGGCATGCGACGCCCCAGGACCAGACGCGCATGGCCTACCGGCTCTGGGAGGAGCGTGGCGACCAACCGTGGCCGATCTGCGGGCGCCACCTGCGCCCTGGTGCCTGA
- a CDS encoding TatD family hydrolase, giving the protein MGDAAPAGAASGHWIDTHCHLELETCDSEVAAARQAGVVALIAIGTDVTDSREAVAIAGRHHDVRAAVGVHPHEAAGGIDGLADLPGLADVVAVGECGLDYHYDHSPRPDQRRVFAAQIGLAHETGLTLVVHSRSAWDDTFAILASEGVPERTVMHCFTGGVPEAERALEIGAYLSFSGIVSFPKAREVHEAAARCSADRLLVETDAPLLAPVPLRGRPNSPANVPLVGAALARVRDSTPQEVAEITTANARRAFGPESLSGG; this is encoded by the coding sequence GTGGGTGACGCCGCGCCCGCCGGCGCTGCGAGCGGGCACTGGATCGACACGCACTGCCACCTGGAACTCGAGACCTGTGACAGCGAGGTGGCCGCGGCCCGGCAGGCCGGCGTCGTCGCGCTGATCGCCATCGGCACCGACGTGACCGACTCCCGGGAGGCTGTGGCGATCGCAGGTCGCCATCACGACGTGCGGGCCGCGGTGGGAGTGCATCCACACGAGGCGGCCGGTGGCATCGATGGGCTGGCCGACCTGCCGGGGCTCGCCGATGTCGTGGCCGTCGGCGAGTGCGGTCTGGACTATCACTACGACCATTCGCCCCGCCCGGACCAGCGGCGCGTCTTCGCCGCCCAGATCGGGCTGGCGCACGAGACGGGGCTGACGCTCGTGGTGCACAGCCGCTCGGCGTGGGACGACACGTTCGCCATCCTGGCGAGTGAGGGAGTCCCGGAGCGAACGGTCATGCACTGCTTCACCGGCGGGGTGCCCGAGGCCGAGCGAGCGCTGGAGATCGGGGCGTATCTCTCCTTCAGCGGCATCGTGTCGTTCCCCAAGGCGCGCGAGGTGCACGAGGCGGCGGCGCGCTGTTCCGCCGACCGGCTGCTGGTGGAGACCGACGCCCCGTTGCTGGCGCCCGTGCCGTTGCGCGGCAGGCCCAACAGTCCTGCCAACGTGCCCCTCGTGGGGGCCGCGCTGGCGCGAGTCCGGGACAGCACACCGCAGGAGGTGGCGGAGATCACGACCGCGAACGCCCGCCGGGCGTTCGGTCCGGAGAGCCTCTCGGGCGGCTGA